The DNA region TTACGCGCTGGTACACGGGCATCGACGCGAGACGGCTGAGATAGCTCCGAGAGGCCTGGTCGATGCGCCGGGAGAAGTAGAGCACACCGCTGCCCACCCAGGCTTCATCCACGCCGGGCCTGGTGGGAACGCCCTCCATGGCGGTATTTGCCGTAAGCGGCGCCTTCACAAATATAACATCGTAGCGATATGTCTCCGGCTGTTCTCCAAAGACCGCCGGCGCATCCGTAACCACCGCACGCATCTGCTTTCTAGAACGCATCACGACACTCGCCTCGTAGTCAAACGCCGCAGACAGCATCCCCTCAATACGCTTCGTCAGGGTCCTGAGCCCGGTGGAAGGCGAACGGAAGATCACGTTCCCGCTCTGGATATAAGTGACGACGTCACGAAAGCCTTCGGACACGAAACAGCTCCGAAGATCCACCATCTTGATGATGTTCTTGCCACCGACATTGATACCGCGCAGCAGGGCAAGGTAGGTTTCATCCGGGTTCTTGGGTTCGGCCATGTCGTGCCTCGCTTTACGATAGGTACGCTTTCGCTACGTCACCTCGATCTCTATCCTGCAGTGATCACTTGGCCCCCATTCATCCGGGCGGTTTAAGGCACGCACCTCGACGGAATCAGCCATGCTTTCGGACGCGAAAACGAAGTCCAGTTGACTGGTTGCTGTCTCAGGCGTCTGAGAAGAATGGATATATGTCGGAACGTTCTTGCTGTCTTCCGGCAGTTCGTCGGGCCAGGGATCGGCCTGGCGGCCATGGGGGTGCTGCGGGCCAACAAACGGAAGTCCCAGAGAGCGCATTCTGTCAAAAACCGTGTCATACCGTCCCTTCCAATAACCGCTCTTGTCTTCGCCGTAGCCATGGTAGATGGTGAGATCGCCCGCGGCGATAATACGGTGTCCCCACTGCTGGCCAATAAGC from Gemmatimonadota bacterium includes:
- a CDS encoding DUF1697 domain-containing protein, which gives rise to MAEPKNPDETYLALLRGINVGGKNIIKMVDLRSCFVSEGFRDVVTYIQSGNVIFRSPSTGLRTLTKRIEGMLSAAFDYEASVVMRSRKQMRAVVTDAPAVFGEQPETYRYDVIFVKAPLTANTAMEGVPTRPGVDEAWVGSGVLYFSRRIDQASRSYLSRLASMPVYQRVTVRNWNTTTRLLELMEKD